From the Plasmodium malariae genome assembly, chromosome: 2 genome, one window contains:
- the PmUG01_02016900 gene encoding ras-related protein Rab-5C, putative: GDTSVGKSCIVVRFAKNEFYEYQESTIGAAFMTQLIDIGECTIKFEIWDTAGQERYRSLAPMYYRGASAAVIVYDITNKKSFEGAKGWIHELKSVHSNDIIIALAGNKNDLESNRVVDRELAESFANSNNILFIETSAKTGNNVNELFLRIAKKLPLHKKEQDKFTGIQINNTEETKKKCC; this comes from the exons GGAGATACATCCGTTGGAAAGTCATGCATTGTTGTAAGGTTTGCAAAGAATGAATTTTATGAGTATCAAGAGTCAACTATTGGTG CGGCTTTTATGACCCAGTTAATTGACATTGGAGAGTGCACAATTAAATTTGAAATATGGGACACAGCAgg gCAAGAAAGGTACAGAAGTTTGGCACCAATGTATTATAG AGGCGCATCAGCAGCCGTTATAGTTTAtgatataacaaataaaaagtcCTTTGAGGGGGCGAAAGGATGGATACATGAACTAAAATCAGTGCATTCAAACGATATTATCATAg CCTTAGCCGGTAACAAAAACGACTTGGAAAGCAACAGAGTTGTAGATAGagaa cTAGCTGAATCTTTTGCAAACAGTAACAACATATTGTTCATCGAAACCTCAGCAAAAACGGGGAATAATGTAAACGagttatttttaagaatag cCAAAAAGTTACCACTTCATAAGAAAGAGCAAGACAAATTCACAGGAATTCAG ATCAACAACAcagaagaaacaaaaaaaaaatgctgtTAG
- the CEN1 gene encoding centrin-1, putative, with amino-acid sequence MSRKNQSMIRSANTRNKRNELNEEQKLEIKEAFDLFDTNGTGRIDAKELKVAMRALGFEPKKEDIRKIISDVDKDGSGTIDFNDFLDIMTIKMSERDPKEEILKAFRLFDDDETGKISFKNLKRVAKELGENITDEEIQEMIDEADRDGDGEINEEEFMRIMKKTNLF; translated from the exons ATGAGCAGGAAAAATCAAAGCATGATCAGGAGCGCCAATACTcgtaataaaagaaatgaattGAACGAGGAGCAAAAGTTAGAAATTAAAGAGGCGTTTGATCTCTTCGACACCAATGGAACAG GTAGAATTGATGCAAAAGAGCTCAAAGTGGCCATGAGAGCTTTAGGTTTCGAACCAAAAAAGGAAGAC ataagaaaaattatatctgATGTGGATAAAGACGGTTCTGGAACAATAGATTTCAACGACTTCTTAGATATAATGACAATAAAAATG AGTGAACGTGATCCCAAGGAAGAAATACTGAAAGCATTTCGACTGTTTGACGATGATGAAACTggaaaaatttcttttaaa AATTTAAAGCGAGTCGCAAAGGAACTTGGGGAGAATATAACTGATGAAGAAATTCAGGAG ATGATTGACGAAGCTGATAGGGATGGAGATGGCGAAATAAACGAAGAAGAATTTATGagaattatgaaaaaaacgaatttattttag
- the PmUG01_02016800 gene encoding 2-C-methyl-D-erythritol 4-phosphate cytidylyltransferase, putative translates to MNIFEFIGHCIFLRCIINFNGHYSLILNRQNIENDKKLIKKMCNKDRFGGMYRTNNNYLFQRSIKGNIWNEKWKKQVLCRFTCSSFEDDKGVEISKGSSSNMTKSLNEDNHEQNDKQICCDDKQKTISSISSEKSNDTNKNICTISSKPYDDNFKNLSKISNFDMKELRKYEKIIKKKKIHTILLCGGIGKRSELVTCKQYLKLNGIPLFIYSFNLFVKCNFVKTISLACDPKFFVYVIRSIDRYNNLLFEKKKKKNFLLINPGSEVGEVVAGAAGAAEAAEAGAAEAEAEAEADAGTEVVRMTNKAEMTSESEAGAKLHTAAGGTSANENKVWQNDYFISNYLKTNKYIIYDNEKNKCIFSMEELLHDIGKKNVEMKGHNNTKSIQSGNSNYTHVSDRDGEGTIYTYKIKLKYIDDNRYKLIRIVEGGKERQNSLLNALKWLDVRLNSQMYIYKLLREYVQKKNEGVNYIVCFEHPLKTLHRGVLELEEMEEVEEAEEVEEAQEVEEVEEAEKAEEAEEAEEVEEADVEGRVDLSDDVNQTRGNSETNNGHPVQQGEAGEKMYITDILVHDGARPFLSELDLFNLIYQSSLRKNAILGVKATDTIKFVEVKELNSRSGSSSSSGSSSSSSSSSSNSSSSSNSSSSSNSSSSSNSSSSSNSSIRSSNSSSTCCVPIKKTIERKYIFQAQTPQIFDSKSLLSILDRFTSNGQIVKNEKNHLVKNRMIQYTDTSSLYQNFSKKKIYALQSVFPNIKITTPSDVLHAFFFINYVFNNTYYSDIDENLFKEEYLNACPSYILTNQFNNFFFYNSLNEKQRMLYQRFYYNEKKKKKKD, encoded by the exons ATGAATATATTTGAGTTCATTGGTCATTGCATTTTCCTTAGATGTATAATTAACTTTAATGGTCATTATTCCCTCATTTTAAATAGACAAAACattgaaaatgataaaaaattgattaaGAAGATGTGTAATAAAGACAGATTTGGCGGCATGTATAGGACGAAcaacaattatttatttcaaagaagtataaaaggaaatatttggaacgaaaaatggaaaaaacaaGTTTTATGCAGATTTACTTGTTCCAGTTTTGAGGATGATAAAGGGGTCGAAATTTCCAAGGGGAGTAGTAGTAACATGACTAAGTCGTTAAATGAGGATAATCATGAGCAAAATGATAAACAAATCTGTTGTGATGATAAGCAAAAGACAATAAGTTCTATCTCAAGTGAAAAATCAAatgatacaaataaaaatatatgtactataTCATCTAAACCGTATGAtgacaattttaaaaatttatcaaaaatttCGAATTTTGATATGAAGGAGTTAaggaaatatgaaaaaataataaaaaaaaaaaaaatacatacaattTTGCTATGTGGAGGTATAGGAAAGAGATCTGAATTAGTTACATGTAAACAATATTTAAAACTAAATGGCAttcctctttttatttattcatttaatttgtttgtaaaatgtaattttgttaaaacgATTAGCTTAGCTTGTGATCCCAAATTCTTTGTTTACGTCATTCGGTCAATTGATAGGTATAATAATCtcctttttgaaaaaaaaaaaaaaaagaattttttactCATTAACCCGGGGTCCGAGGTAGGGGAAGTAGTAGCAGGAGCAGCAGGAGCAGCAGAAGCAGCAGAAGCAGGAGCAGCAGAAGCAGAAGCAGAAGCAGAAGCAGACGCAGGAACGGAAGTGGTAAGAATGACTAATAAGGCAGAAATGACAAGTGAGTCAGAAGCAGGGGCAAAACTACACACTGCTGCAGGCGGTACTAGCGCAAATGAAAACAAAGTATGGCAAAACGATTATTTCATTTCAAACTATTTAAAgactaataaatatataatatatgataatgaaaaaaacaagtGCATTTTTAGTATGGAGGAATTACTTCATgatataggaaaaaaaaacgtAGAAATGAAAGGACATAATAATACTAAAAGTATACAGAGTGGAAATTCGAACTACACCCATGTTAGCGATAGAGATGGAGAAGGaacaatatatacatacaaaataaaactaaaatatatcGATGATAatagatataaattaataagaatAGTGGAAGGGGGAAAAGAAAGACAGAATTCTCTTTTAAACGCCTTAAAATGGTTAGACGTACGTCTGAATAGtcaaatgtacatatacaagtTGTTAAGAGAGTacgtacaaaaa aaaaatgagggTGTCAATTACATTGTGTGTTTTGAGCACCCACTAAAAACGTTGCACAGGGGGGTTCTAGAATTGGAAGAAATggaagaagtggaagaagcggaagaagtggaagaagcgcaagaagtggaagaagtggaagaagcGGAAAAAGCGGAAGAAGCGGAAGAAGCggaagaagtggaagaagcGGATGTAGAGGGTAGAGTGGATCTTTCGGACGATGTGAATCAAACAAGAGGTAATTCCGAAACAAATAATGGACATCCCGTTCAACAGGGGGAAGCAGGcgaaaaaatgtacattacAGATATACTGGTGCACGACGGAGCTCGTCCCTTTCTATCTGAGCTGGATTTGTTTAACTTAATTTATCAGTCAAGTTTAAGAAAAAACGCGATATTAGGTGTAAAGGCAACtgatacaataaaatttgttGAGGTGAAGGAACTGAATAGTAGAAgtggtagtagtagtagtagtggtagtagtagtagtagtagtagtagtagtagtaatagtagtagtagcagtaatagtagtagtagcagtaatagtagtagtagcagtaatagtagtagtagcagtaatAGTAGCATCCGCAGTAGTAACAGTAGCAGTACGTGCTGCGTACCTATTAAAAAAACGATAGAAAGgaagtatatttttcaagCTCAAACTCCACAAATATTTGATAGTAAATCATTGTTAAGTATTCTTGACCGCTTTACATCAAATGGacaaattgtaaaaaatgaaaaaaatcatttagtaaaaaataggATGATACAATATACTGACACTTCTTCGttatatcaaaatttttcaaaaaaaaaaatttatgcttTACAATCCGTATTtccaaatattaaaataacaaCTCCATCAGACGTCCTtcatgctttttttttcataaattatgTCTTCAATAACACATACTATAGCGATATTGATGAGAACTTATTTAAGGAAGAATACCTGAATGCATGTCCaagttatatattaacaaatcagtttaataatttttttttttataattcattgAATGAAAAGCAAAGGATGTTATATCAACGTTTTTActacaatgaaaaaaaaaaaaaaaaaaaagactgA
- the PmUG01_02017100 gene encoding conserved Plasmodium protein, unknown function: protein MKYIAFFTVLLFYFYNEQGDPPETICPHSVLSKNEDIKNIMYNFSLSKKKQANSRILYDLLRKRRKGRRRRVQNRKGRRRQNNRRARKLKKKEQRRKRKEERKRKRERRRQERKRKRKERKRKKKEKRERKKERKREKKERKREEKERRREEKERQQQTSEHVDLQEHMNKNNDEIAQETGNEEQKYTTRKNNYEQDDDMAFPNRYITEKPDHDDTTNNDKSSLQSINRTANEPYYNNIENNAGKSISSSLSSSYNDTEDNEKVINIDKLKHEPKNVIVQKIKRALQMLQ, encoded by the coding sequence ATGAAATACATAGCCTTTTTTACCGTCCtccttttttacttttacaaTGAACAAGGGGATCCCCCTGAAACGATATGCCCCCATTCTGTTCTctcaaaaaatgaagatataaaaaatattatgtacaacTTTTCATTAAGCAAGAAAAAACAAGCCAATTCAAGGATTTTGTATGACTTGTTAAGAAAACGTCGTAAGGGAAGGAGACGAAGAGTACAAAATCgaaaaggaagaagaagaCAAAATAATAGGAGAGCcagaaaattgaaaaaaaaagaacaacgaagaaaaagaaaagaagaaaggaAACGAAAAAGGGAAAGAAGAAGGCAAGAACGGAagagaaaaaggaaagaacgaaaaaggaaaaaaaaagaaaaaagagagagaaaaaaagaaagaaaaagagaaaaaaaggaaagaaaaagggaagaaaaggaaagaagaagagaagaaaaagaacgACAGCAACAAACAAGTGAACATGTTGACTTACAAGAACacatgaataaaaataatgatgaaaTTGCACAGGAAACTGGGAAtgaagaacaaaaatataccacaagaaaaaacaattatgAACAGGATGATGATATGGCATTCCCTAATAGATACATAACTGAAAAACCTGATCATGATGATACAACAAATAACGATAAAAGCTCATTACAGAGTATTAACAGAACAGCAAATGAACCGTATTACAacaatattgaaaataatgcAGGGAAAAGCATAAGCTCTTCACTCAGCTCCTCCTATAATGACACAGAAGATAACGAGAAAGTTATTAATAtagataaattaaaacatgAACCCAAAAATGTAATAGTTCAAAAGATTAAGCGAGCGCTGCAAATGTTACAGTAG
- the AARP2 gene encoding small ribosomal subunit assembling AARP2 protein, putative: MEEKRKHHKKKKVGKKAKKKKISKNVIHNKKYHKAYAFSGGINSAHRRKQHLFELEEKKLRVPKHFKEGSKNSPLIVAIQGAKGVGKSTLLKSLLKHYVGITVNEVNNGPISIFTKNGRRYTFIETKDDILAMIDVAKIADICLLVIDGNFGFELETLEFISILNTHGMPKVLGVVTNLDKFKDSKSIRKRKKKLTKRFAEELVEGSKIFFLSGIQNNRYNKTEIRNLCKFLSVVKKPLISWRDQHGYMLALRVDVEEAKEKEFSYSSDIVSNSSTSNAASTTNGRGKEDKNTDLTNFLANANKHMTVYIEGYVYGSKIYKNQTIHIPNMGDVKIENIQVLQDPFKYDEQKKKTNIYAPMSDIGNVVFDFDNMYIHIPKNKINFTRRELLMGGEEKEEEGEEEEEEGKEGDVGDYSDSGSDDGSDDGSYDGSDDGSEEGGVSSRVKVGSSEGKEPYAKVGKKNKAHTKGTNQKYMTESIKMIRDLQNSKYIFSKHSEEGDKLILFDDRNDEETRGVVDVRRKAPSNVFVSEKQKKKKLADDYVNEKAEEYNKLKHILFEKKNKDEDDYYYAEGVSISSDDEKKYGDGWKYEADKSYKDGGRNEEDKNYKDCGKYKDDKNYNDGKQDEKFSNFYRTYGLKCDIGEEESASAFPDQGTGEDTSTNNRSDANGVMEKERKVCTPIETTMDLRYYSEDYKIAEILAFDNKVNIDSFVYDYKYINRKNSYLYYKGDIINILKEEKRKVHDEILPGDQINRYMYKTLLSTDIVQDNNVNRKYSYMNEDNYYYNYQDTFKCTTDNIFIFNNLTVSLVDIADHALVENFFFIYGSVYSMYFGRGEHSDGDKGGELDGEFSGEVNGEVDGGVDGEIDGKLNEDEDDPIADRLSHLSPEKSWKRVKAERELQMEKYKETEEVGALSNAYGSAANIGEYGRIEIRIEKSKLGILKNGLIICGGLQSYEEKDSYVHCRIKKHRWFPKLLRSNDPLIFSVGWRKFQSIPTYSINERNNVRIRYLKYTTEHMHCNCTFYGPLAGVNSGILALYNYKKTPFYRICINGVIIETNNNINIMKKLKLIGEPYKIYKNTAFIKNMFNSDLEVCKFINCPVVTPSGIKGLIKNKLDDKGNFRCTFADKIRISDIVILKLYVNVKIKKYYNYDIENKLRSINELRYIYNIYVNHTSGNYRKTPFRHFYHSKIHINPKLLKELPYKTKPKLFKKVQHSNQINKKKEQQKDQINFHALENPKLAARWYQMLHTIKKNMIEKKKEKSKLAYHNKLKNKLKMEQEKQKVIKSRKKLSYKKSRKP, translated from the coding sequence ATGGAGGAAAAGCGGAAGCACcacaagaaaaagaaagtagggaaaaaagcaaaaaaaaaaaaaattagcaaaAATGTAATACATAATAAGAAGTATCACAAAGCGTACGCATTCAGCGGAGGAATAAATAGCGCTCATAGGAGGAAACAGCATTTGTTTGAGTTAGAAGAAAAGAAACTAAGAGTTCCAAAGCATTTTAAGGAAGGAAGTAAAAATAGTCCACTGATTGTAGCAATACAAGGAGCAAAGGGGGTTGGGAAAAGTACACTGTTAAAGAgtttattaaaacattatgTTGGTATAACTGTGAATGAAGTGAATAATGGTCCTATAtccatttttacaaaaaatggTAGAAGATATACTTTTATAGAAACAAAAGATGATATACTAGCTATGATTGATGTAGCAAAAATTGCAGATATATGTTTACTAGTAATAGATGGAAATTTTGGTTTCGAGTTAGAAACCTTAGAATTTATAAGTATTCTAAATACACATGGTATGCCCAAAGTATTAGGTGTAGTAACTAATCTTGACAAATTTAAAGACAGTAAAAGTAttaggaaaagaaaaaaaaaattaactaaaaGATTTGCAGAAGAATTGGTTGAAGGATCgaaaattttctttcttagtggtatacaaaataatagatACAACAAAACGgaaataagaaatttatGCAAATTCTTGTCAGTTGTTAAGAAGCCCTTAATATCATGGCGTGATCAGCATGGCTACATGCTCGCCCTGCGTGTGGATGTTGAGGAAGCGAAAGAGAAAGAGTTTAGTTATTCAAGTGATATTGTCAGTAATTCAAGTACATCCAATGCTGCCAGTACGACCAATGGGCGTGGTAAGGAGGATAAAAACACAGATCTAACGAACTTTTTAGCAAACGCAAATAAGCATATGACGGTATACATAGAAGGGTACGTGTACGGCTcgaaaatttacaaaaatcaAACGATACATATACCTAACATGGGAGATGTTAAAATAGAAAACATTCAGGTTTTACAGGACCCTTTTAAGTATGATGAACAGAAgaagaaaacaaatatatacgcCCCTATGTCTGATATAGGCAATGTTGTCTTCGATTTTGacaatatgtatattcacataccaaaaaataaaataaattttaccaGAAGGGAGTTGCTGATGGGAggggaagaaaaagaagaggaaggAGAGGAAGAGGAAGAGGAAGGAAAGGAAGGGGACGTAGGGGATTACAGTGATTCTGGAAGTGATGATGGGAGTGATGATGGGAGCTATGATGGGAGCGATGATGGGAGTGAGGAAGGTGGAGTGTCGAGCAGAGTGAAAGTGGGGTCAAGCGAAGGCAAAGAGCCATATGCAAAAGTGggtaaaaagaataaagcCCATACCAAAGGGACGAATCAAAAATACATGACTGAAAgcataaaaatgataaggGATTTGCAGAACTcgaaatacattttttccaAGCACTCAGAAGAAGGAGATAAATTAATTCTATTTGATGATAGAAATGATGAAGAAACAAGAGGAGTAGTGGATGTAAGGAGAAAAGCGCCCTCAAATGTGTTCGTTagtgaaaaacaaaaaaaaaaaaagctagcTGACGATTATGTGAATGAGAAGGCAGAGGAGTATAACAAGTTGAAGCATATTCTGTTCGAGAAGAAGAACAAGGACGAGGATGATTATTACTATGCGGAGGGGGTTAGCATCTCTTCCGACGATGAGAAGAAGTACGGCGATGGTTGGAAATACGAAGCTGATAAGAGCTACAAGGATGGCGGGAGGAACGAGGAAGATAAAAACTACAAGGATTGTGGGAAGTACAAAGATGATAAGAACTACAATGATGGTAAGCAAGATGAAAAATTTAGTAATTTCTACCGAACCTATGGCTTGAAGTGCGATATCGGGGAGGAAGAAAGTGCGAGCGCTTTTCCTGATCAAGGTACAGGAGAAGATACTTCTACGAATAACAGATCTGATGCTAACGGTGTaatggaaaaagaaagaaaagtaTGTACCCCCATTGAAACAACTATGGACTTGAGATATTATAGTGAGGATTACAAAATTGCGGAAATACTAGCTTTCGATAACAAAGTAAATATTGATAGTTTTGTATATGATTATAAGTACataaataggaaaaatagCTACTTATATTACAAAGGtgatattattaacattttgaaagaggaaaaaagaaaagtgcATGATGAGATTTTACCGGGAGACCAAATAAACAGGTACATGTATAAAACTTTGCTAAGTACAGACATTGTTCAGGATAATAATGTAAACAGAAAATACAGTTACATGAACGaagataattattattataattaccaAGATACGTTCAAATGTACAAcggataatatttttatctttaacaACTTGACTGTATCCCTCGTAGATATAGCAGACCATGCGCTAgttgaaaattttttcttcatttacgGTAGCGTGTATAGCATGTACTTTGGAAGGGGTGAGCACTCGGATGGAGATAAAGGTGGAGAGTTGGATGGAGAGTTCAGTGGAGAAGTGAATGGAGAGGTAGACGGAGGAGTGGATGGAGAGATAGAtggaaaattaaatgaagatGAGGACGATCCCATAGCTGATCGCCTATCCCATCTCTCACCTGAGAAGAGTTGGAAGCGAGTGAAGGCAGAAAGGGAGCTGCAGATGGAGAAGTACAAAGAGACGGAGGAGGTGGGTGCGTTAAGTAATGCATATGGTTCCGCTGCGAATATTGGTGAGTATGGAAGAATAGAAATAAGAATTGAAAAAAGCAAATTaggaatattaaaaaatggattGATCATATGTGGTGGATTACAGAgttatgaagaaaaagattcatatgtacattgtagaattaaaaaacatagaTGGTTCCCAAAACTTTTGAGATCAAATGATCCACTCATTTTTTCAGTTGGATGGAGGAAATTTCAAAGTATTCCAACCTATTCaataaatgaaagaaataatGTAAGAATAagatatttgaaatatacaACAGAACATATGCATTGTAACTGTACATTTTATGGACCTTTAGCTGGTGTTAATAGTGGTATATTGgctttatataattacaagAAAACTCCTTTTTAtcgtatatgtattaatggTGTAATAAttgaaacaaataataatataaatattatgaagaAATTAAAACTAATTGGAGAACCATATaagatttataaaaatacagcatttattaaaaatatgttcaaTTCAGATTTAGAGGTGTGCAAGTTTATTAACTGTCCAGTTGTTACTCCTAGTGGAATAAAAGGacttataaaaaacaaactAGATGACAAGGGGAATTTTAGATGTACTTTTGCTGATAAAATTCGCATAAGTgatattgttattttaaaactatatgttaatgtaaagataaagaaatattacaactacgatattgaaaataaattaagatcTATAAATGAATTGaggtatatatacaatatatatgtaaatcaTACTAGTGGTAATTATAGAAAAACACCATTCAGACATTTCTATCATAGTAAAATACATATCAATCCTAAGCTGTTAAAGGAATTACCTTATAAAACGAAaccaaaattatttaaaaaagtacaaCATTCGAATCagataaacaaaaagaaagaacAACAAAAGGatcaaataaattttcatgcACTTGAAAATCCAAAATTAGCTGCACGATGGTATCAAATGTTACATACCATTAAAAAGAACATgattgaaaagaaaaaagaaaaatcaaaattaGCTTACCATAACAagttaaaaaacaaattaaagaTGGAACAGGAAAAGCAGAAGGTTATAAAAAGcaggaaaaaattatcttaCAAGAAATCCAGGAAGCCCTAG